A genomic segment from Spinacia oleracea cultivar Varoflay chromosome 3, BTI_SOV_V1, whole genome shotgun sequence encodes:
- the LOC110780156 gene encoding uncharacterized protein isoform X4, translated as MMVDNLINQNHLFKRSIILIKAWCYYESRILGAHHGLISTYALETLVLYIFHVFNNSFSGPLEVLYRFVEFFSKFDWANFCISLWGPIPICSLPSMTADPPRKDGAVLLLNKMFLNACNTAYSVLPGGQDTQEQPFISKHFNVVDPLRINNNLGRSVSKGNFYRIRSAFSFGAQQLARILECQEENIVAEVNQFFVNTWDRHGKCPDTPVSDASHMRPINSKHDGNRRKHKPVDNPTENLSLYPQIEESRSSVDFSMQPSICHANQIAGAMDVHKDLHSPAQKDHERESRTHLSSGWDQYYTQKKNPTKKQQNERERNSMANILQSKGHATPQFARTSSSPELTNMSSEAAPLRRHNTAKERVNEVSSSRSEYNRRMRGSGMMTNPVVNCYVRKPVSGSAKPVVSSVDESSQRLQEGQDFVNLMSSSGVQKHGGHVQMPVNLASHHFVTVSPSIPGTRPQKYTGTRPLNPAAPQSDWGEVIHHPERTSVGPAYRQLISVGVTPEEEIRGGLNRGGSASIEVNHLDDEHGYWTNRKADSMRESDHESEEFATAGSRLSPASPSNSYKTKSSDSSWDVKPSKINNAVRYPGTKKSSSSKNPTAVVNSRWLDDEGSVDHTYDDFDDKSASSSTSSHIEVHQLPGFRQTHMSYQNSVYPFSPMLVRPGPQQGMSHNHPVLPVAFYPAGLPVPFVTMVPVYNMGAETGTSAASSSHDDTEMEKSTFRLTQSSHNSDSPKGVEHSSRSNSSGSTKRITSREDDECERDIFNSDFASHWKNLQYGRLCQNPQFQHPFFYPPSVYVPPVHLQGNIPFDAPRSPYSGNSNVFVHPVPVSEAQQPSSVKPASVSRQYGGELPKQRNGTGTYFPNPKVFRDQQYSTSRQYQGDSKHDRNEHHGEREANWNPSSKPRFSNRAQPRYRNDKPNSKIDRSVASDSQTDRHFDSFRKNSYQLYRFPKEPSTSKSTWNGRYDTDYSVYQTRSEYHNEVSQSGDAHAHAHAPPPLVMFYPYPQTVTYDSQIERQFGSSGREQIVGTDEVQEQLQNYQGDTGPPSPDYASPPRFLRGDGV; from the exons ATGATG GTTGACAACTTGATAAACCAAAATCATTTATTTAAGCGAAGCATCATATTAATCAAGGCCTGGTGTTATTATGAGAGCCGTATACTTGGGGCTCATCACGGGCTTATATCAACTTATGCTCTGGAAACCTTGGTTTTGTATATATTTCATGTTTTCAACAATAGCTTTTCTGGGCCACTTGAG GTGCTCTATCGCTTTGTGGAGTTCTTCAGTAAATTTGATTGGGCCAACTTTTGTATTAGCCTCTGGGGTCCAATACCAATTTGTTCTCTTCCCAGTATGACAG CTGATCCTCCTCGAAAGGACGGTGCAGTGTTACTGCTGAACAAAATGTTTCTTAATGCTTGTAATACAGCATATTCTGTCTTACCTGGAGGTCAAGATACTCAAGAGCAACCTTTCATTTCCAAACATTTTAATGTTGTTGATCCCTTACGTATAAACAACAACCTTGGCCGTAGTGTGAGCAAAG GTAACTTCTATAGAATTCGCAGTGCCTTCAGTTTTGGGGCCCAACAGCTAGCTAGAATACTCGAGTGCCAGGAAGAGAATATAGTGGCTGAAGTGAACCAGTTCTTCGTGAACACATGGGACAGACATGGGAAATGTCCTGATACTCCTGTTTCTGATGCATCTCACATGCGACCGATCAACTCCAAACATGACGGGAATCGCAGAAAACATAAACCTGTTGATAATCCAACAGAGAACTTAAGTCTGTATCCTCAGATTGAAGAATCCCGTAGCTCTGTTGATTTTTCAATGCAGCCTAGTATCTGTCATGCGAATCAGATAGCTGGGGCCATGGACGTGCATAAAGATTTGCATTCTCCTGCGCAGAAGGATCATGAGAGAGAATCAAGAACTCACTTGTCTTCTGGTTGGGATCAATATTACACTCAGAAGAAAAATCCTACTAAGAAGCAACAaaatgaaagagagagaaattccATGGCGAATATCTTGCAAAGTAAAGGGCATGCCACACCTCAGTTTGCTAGGACATCTTCTAGTCCTGAACTGACGAACATGTCTAGTGAAGCTGCACCTCTACGGAGGCATAATACGGCCAAGGAAAGGGTAAATGAGGTCTCCAGTTCGAGGTCTGAGTATAATAGAAGAATGAGAGGCTCTGGCATGATGACGAATCCTGTTGTGAATTGCTACGTAAGGAAACCTGTTTCTGGTTCTGCGAAACCCGTAGTTTCTTCAGTTGATGAATCAAGTCAGAGACTCCAGGAGGGACAAGACTTTGTGAACCTGATGTCTTCTTCTGGGGTTCAGAAACATGGCGGGCATGTGCAGATGCCTGTAAATCTAGCTTCTCATCACTTTGTTACAGTCTCACCTTCTATTCCGGGAACTAGACCCCAAAAATATACTGGCACAAGGCCATTGAATCCGGCAGCTCCTCAGTCTGATTGGGGTGAAGTTATTCATCATCCTGAACGTACTTCTGTGGGACCTGCTTATCGCCAATTAATTTCTGTCGGAGTCACACCTGAAGAAGAAATAAGGGGGGGATTGAATAGGGGTGGATCAGCATCAATAGAAGTCAATCATCTGGATGATGAACATGGTTACTGGACAAACAGAAAAGCTGATTCTATGAGAGAGAGTGATCATGAAAGCGAGGAATTTGCTACTGCTGGTTCTAGATTATCACCTGCTTCTCCTAGTAATTCCTATAAGACAAAATCTTCTGACAGTTCTTGGGATGTAAAACCCTCCAAAATAAACAACGCAGTGAGATACCCAGGGACAAAGAAGTCAAGTTCTTCAAAAAATCCCACTGCAGTGGTTAATAGTCGATGGCTTGATGATGAAGGATCTGTTGATCATACttatgatgattttgatgataAATCTGCTTCCTCATCAACTTCCTCACATATAGAGGTTCATCAGCTACCTGGATTTAGGCAGACTCATATGAGCTATCAAAATTCAGTATATCCATTTTCTCCTATGTTGGTACGTCCTGGTCCCCAACAAGGTATGAGTCATAATCATCCAGTCTTACCGGTTGCGTTTTATCCCGCTGGATTACCTGTGCCATTTGTGACAATGGTACCTGTATACAATATGGGTGCTGAAACGGGAACCTCTGCTGCATCTTCCAGCCATGATGATACAGAAATGGAGAAGTCTACCTTTCGCTTGACTCAGTCTAGCCATAACTCAGATTCACCGAAAGGGGTAGAGCATTCGAGCCGTAGTAATAGCAGTGGCTCAACAAAGAGGATTACGTCTAGAGAAGATGATGAGTGTGAGCGTGACATTTTCAACAGTGACTTTGCTAGCCACTGGAAGAATCTCCAGTATGGGCGTCTCTGTCAAAATCCACAATTTCAGCATCCTTTTTTCTATCCTCCCTCTGTGTATGTACCACCAGTACATTTGCAGGGAAATATCCCATTTGATGCTCCTCGATCACCATATTCTGGGAATTCCAATGTCTTTGTTCATCCAGTGCCTGTTTCAGAAGCTCAGCAGCCAAGTTCCGTTAAACCTGCTAGTGTTTCAAGGCAATATGGTGGAGAATTACCTAAACAACGCAATGGAACAGGAACTTACTTTCCAAATCCT AAGGTTTTCAGAGATCAACAATATTCTACCTCCAGACAGTATCAAGGGGACTCCAAACATGACAGGAACGAGCACCACGGGGAAAGGGAAGCAAATTGGAATCCCAGCTCAAAACCACGATTTTCTAATCGTGCTCAACCTCGATACCGAAACGACAAGCCAAACTCGAAGATAGACCGGTCAGTTGCTAGTGATTCCCAAACTGATAGACATTTTGATTCCTTCCGGAAAAATTCCTATCAGTTGTATCGCTTCCCAAAAGAACCATCCACTTCAAAATCTACATGGAATGGCCGTTATGATACAGATTACTCGGTGTATCAAACACGTTCTGAATACCATAATGAGGTTTCTCAATCTGGAGATGCTCATGCTCATGCTCATGCTCCTCCCCCCCTTGTTATGTTTTATCCTTATCCTCAGACAGTTACTTATGATTCCCAGATTGAACGCCAGTTTGGTTCTTCCGGACGAGAGCAAATTGTAGGAACAGATGAGGTACAAGAACAACTGCAAAACTATCAAGGGGATACAGGACCTCCTTCACCGGACTATGCTTCTCCCCCAAGATTCTTGCG